Proteins from one Niallia circulans genomic window:
- a CDS encoding DUF3397 domain-containing protein translates to MFQFTSAVISFFVAFPIICYLLIFILCKQITKKHRLSVNFALDISTLFFIISVHFLIVSIWGKSLLSYILLVILFIGVFIVILHWKIKQEIVYRKVFRGFWRINFLLFFCAYLFLMAYGLVYYVMKQFGI, encoded by the coding sequence ATGTTTCAATTCACTTCAGCAGTCATCAGTTTTTTCGTAGCGTTTCCCATCATATGCTATCTTCTTATTTTTATCCTGTGTAAACAAATTACGAAAAAGCACAGACTGTCTGTAAACTTTGCATTAGATATCAGCACACTTTTTTTTATTATCTCTGTCCATTTCTTAATCGTTTCTATTTGGGGGAAATCGCTGTTATCTTATATATTACTAGTTATCCTATTTATAGGTGTTTTCATTGTTATCCTTCATTGGAAGATAAAACAGGAGATTGTCTATCGAAAAGTCTTTCGAGGATTTTGGCGAATTAATTTCCTGCTCTTTTTTTGTGCTTACCTTTTTTTGATGGCATACGGCCTCGTTTACTATGTAATGAAACAGTTCGGCATATAA
- the bshC gene encoding bacillithiol biosynthesis cysteine-adding enzyme BshC, whose protein sequence is MEMVNLSLPAGNQFATDYLSQVDKVKNFYHYTYSDNESYIQRVKELEKRQFMRNELADHIAGYMRAFPQSDKVQQNIARLREDNSVVVIGGQQAGILTGPLYSIHKIISIILLADKKEKDLSIPVIPVFWIAGEDHDYLEVNHVFVPGSEKMVRKTYPQRVIEKKMASDIELDKEVFHAWAEKLIMADGETTHSNDLLALVKEAAEASETFVDVFSYLVMQLFSKFGLLIVDSGNKDLRMLEKEIFLNQISQFKEIGEAVSKQQSFVKESGYATVIEMSENPVNLFYYDEDNSERILLTYDEEKHQFVGKDQSVHFTMAELKEIASEFPHKLSNNVVTRPIMQDLLFPTLAFIGGPGEIAYWAELKQAFEQMNIKMPPIVPRLNITLLERCVEADLEELGLELSDVIKSGTEEACSTFLASVSNDKVDLLLTQLKKDIADKYTDLQAEMESDMKGLLPILKKNEGLLQNQVDFLAKKVELELKNKHEVILNKFHRIERCIRPDGIPQERVWNIFYFLNHFGLDFLEDVLKLPMEFDGTHKVVKM, encoded by the coding sequence ATGGAGATGGTAAATCTCTCGTTACCAGCGGGGAATCAGTTTGCGACAGATTATTTATCACAGGTCGATAAAGTGAAGAATTTTTATCATTATACTTATAGTGATAATGAGAGCTATATACAAAGGGTGAAGGAACTGGAGAAAAGGCAATTCATGAGAAATGAATTGGCAGATCATATTGCTGGTTATATGAGAGCATTTCCTCAATCAGACAAAGTACAGCAAAACATTGCTCGCTTGAGAGAGGACAACAGTGTTGTTGTTATTGGGGGACAGCAAGCAGGTATTCTTACAGGGCCTTTATATTCCATACATAAAATTATCAGCATTATACTGCTTGCAGACAAAAAGGAAAAAGACTTGAGCATTCCTGTCATTCCTGTGTTCTGGATTGCTGGGGAGGACCATGATTACTTAGAAGTAAATCATGTATTTGTACCAGGCAGTGAAAAAATGGTGAGAAAAACATACCCGCAAAGGGTAATCGAAAAAAAGATGGCTTCGGACATTGAATTAGATAAGGAAGTTTTTCATGCGTGGGCCGAGAAGCTTATTATGGCTGACGGGGAAACAACGCATTCAAATGATTTGCTTGCACTAGTTAAGGAAGCGGCAGAAGCTTCTGAGACATTTGTCGATGTGTTCAGTTATTTAGTGATGCAGCTATTTTCTAAATTTGGTTTGCTTATTGTTGATTCAGGAAATAAAGATTTACGGATGCTTGAGAAAGAAATATTCTTGAATCAAATCAGTCAATTTAAAGAAATTGGTGAAGCAGTCAGCAAGCAGCAATCATTTGTTAAGGAAAGCGGCTATGCAACTGTTATTGAGATGAGTGAAAATCCAGTCAACTTATTTTATTATGATGAGGACAATTCAGAGAGAATTCTGCTTACATATGATGAAGAAAAGCATCAGTTTGTTGGTAAGGATCAATCGGTGCATTTCACTATGGCTGAGCTGAAGGAAATCGCGAGTGAATTTCCCCATAAGCTCAGCAATAATGTGGTAACAAGACCAATTATGCAGGATTTGCTGTTTCCGACATTAGCATTTATAGGTGGTCCTGGTGAAATTGCTTATTGGGCTGAATTAAAACAAGCATTTGAACAAATGAACATAAAAATGCCGCCGATTGTCCCACGTCTTAACATTACCTTGTTAGAAAGATGCGTAGAGGCTGATTTGGAGGAGCTAGGGTTAGAATTATCAGATGTAATTAAATCAGGTACAGAAGAAGCCTGCAGTACCTTTTTGGCATCTGTAAGTAATGATAAAGTGGATTTACTGCTCACACAGCTTAAGAAGGATATTGCTGATAAATATACGGATTTGCAGGCTGAGATGGAAAGTGATATGAAAGGCTTGCTTCCAATTCTTAAAAAAAATGAAGGTCTACTGCAAAATCAAGTTGATTTTCTTGCTAAGAAGGTAGAATTGGAGCTTAAGAATAAGCATGAAGTAATTTTAAACAAGTTTCATCGCATTGAACGATGTATAAGACCTGATGGTATACCTCAGGAACGTGTGTGGAACATATTCTACTTCTTAAATCATTTTGGTTTAGATTTCCTTGAAGACGTTCTTAAGCTGCCAATGGAGTTTGATGGCACACATAAGGTCGTTAAAATGTAA
- the mraZ gene encoding division/cell wall cluster transcriptional repressor MraZ — protein MFMGEYHHNVDAKGRLIVPAKFREHLGETFILTRGLDQCLFGYPLSEWEIIEEKLKALPLTKKDARAFTRFFFSGATDCELDKQGRINIASPLMQYAKLEKECVILGVSNRIEIWSKSLWEDYFSESEDSFAEIAENMIGFDI, from the coding sequence ATGTTTATGGGCGAATATCATCATAATGTTGATGCTAAAGGTCGTTTGATCGTACCTGCAAAATTTAGGGAGCATTTAGGTGAAACCTTTATTTTAACCCGCGGACTTGATCAATGCTTATTCGGATACCCACTCTCAGAATGGGAAATAATAGAAGAGAAATTAAAAGCCCTTCCTTTAACAAAGAAGGATGCTCGGGCATTTACAAGGTTCTTTTTTTCAGGGGCCACAGACTGCGAGCTTGATAAACAAGGGCGCATCAATATTGCTTCTCCATTAATGCAATATGCAAAGCTAGAGAAGGAATGTGTTATTCTAGGCGTGTCTAATCGCATCGAGATTTGGAGCAAATCCCTATGGGAAGATTATTTTTCCGAATCTGAGGATTCTTTTGCAGAAATTGCAGAAAATATGATTGGCTTTGATATTTAG
- the rsmH gene encoding 16S rRNA (cytosine(1402)-N(4))-methyltransferase RsmH — MFKHTTVLLNEAVDGLNIQPDGIYVDCTLGGAGHSELILSKLSDKGRLIAFDQDETAIMNAEKKLERYKDKLTIVKSNFSNLKEEIHNLGITNVDGVLYDLGVSSPQLDTPERGFSYHHDAPLDMRMDSDADISAYEVVNNWKYEDLVRIFFRYGEEKFSKQIARKIEAARETKPVETTGELVELIKDAIPAPARRKGGHPAKRVFQAIRIAVNDELGVFEDSIGQAISLLNQGGRISVITFHSLEDRICKAAFKKASDLPDLPPGLPIIPAEFQPELKLVTRKPIVPSDEELEENNRARSAKLRIAEKL; from the coding sequence ATGTTTAAACATACTACAGTATTGCTGAATGAGGCCGTTGACGGCTTAAATATACAACCAGATGGCATTTATGTCGACTGTACACTTGGTGGAGCAGGTCATAGTGAGCTGATTCTATCCAAACTATCCGACAAAGGCAGACTTATTGCATTTGACCAGGATGAGACAGCGATTATGAATGCTGAGAAAAAGCTTGAGCGTTATAAGGACAAGCTGACAATCGTCAAAAGCAACTTCAGTAATCTTAAAGAAGAAATACATAATTTAGGTATTACAAATGTGGATGGTGTTCTTTACGATTTAGGTGTTTCCTCTCCACAGCTCGACACACCAGAAAGAGGCTTCAGTTATCATCATGATGCTCCTCTCGATATGAGAATGGACAGTGATGCGGATATTTCTGCATATGAAGTTGTGAATAATTGGAAATACGAGGATTTAGTCAGAATATTTTTCCGTTATGGGGAAGAGAAGTTTTCCAAGCAAATTGCACGCAAGATTGAAGCGGCAAGAGAAACAAAGCCTGTTGAAACAACAGGTGAGCTTGTTGAATTAATTAAGGATGCTATTCCCGCTCCTGCAAGGAGAAAAGGCGGACATCCAGCTAAAAGAGTTTTTCAAGCGATAAGAATCGCAGTAAATGATGAACTTGGCGTTTTTGAGGATTCTATTGGACAAGCTATATCTTTGTTAAACCAAGGCGGAAGAATTAGCGTCATCACTTTCCATTCCCTTGAAGATAGAATTTGTAAAGCTGCTTTCAAAAAGGCGAGTGATTTGCCTGATTTACCGCCAGGACTACCGATCATTCCAGCTGAGTTTCAGCCAGAACTAAAGCTTGTTACTAGAAAGCCGATCGTTCCGTCTGACGAAGAGCTTGAAGAAAATAATAGAGCAAGATCTGCGAAGCTTCGCATAGCAGAAAAATTATAA
- a CDS encoding 2-dehydropantoate 2-reductase, giving the protein MKISIIGGGAIGLLCAAYLAPKHKVTVYVRTASQRDQLRENGLSISLGDKVEKHHFSVELFENWDGSGDLTIITVKQYQLEPVMKQVKKLSDDIRALLFLQNGMGHLQALEELTVEELYVGIVEHGVMKLDGANIRHAGVGPIQIASLPFYGKTRSSKIGERLTETSIPNFELQMQTDLLWMMQKKLVVNCLVNTLTTILEINNGKLIENKHYVRLLMPFMEEITEIFEWSNDQKAVIKQYVWQVIKQTGANKSSMLKDLESGRKTEIDAILGYVLALAAKKDKHAPLSAAFYEMLKGKEQEKKGGI; this is encoded by the coding sequence ATGAAAATAAGCATTATCGGCGGCGGTGCTATCGGCCTGCTTTGTGCAGCATATCTAGCACCAAAACATAAAGTGACCGTGTATGTTCGAACAGCGAGCCAAAGAGACCAATTAAGAGAAAATGGACTATCTATTTCACTTGGAGATAAGGTGGAAAAGCATCACTTCAGTGTAGAACTTTTTGAAAATTGGGATGGTTCAGGTGACCTCACTATTATAACTGTTAAACAGTATCAACTAGAGCCTGTCATGAAACAGGTGAAGAAGTTGTCTGATGATATCCGTGCACTTTTGTTCCTTCAAAATGGGATGGGACATTTACAAGCATTAGAAGAACTAACTGTGGAAGAATTATATGTTGGTATAGTAGAGCACGGCGTGATGAAGCTTGATGGAGCGAATATAAGGCATGCTGGAGTTGGTCCTATCCAAATTGCTAGTCTACCTTTTTACGGTAAGACTCGTTCAAGCAAGATAGGAGAAAGGCTAACAGAGACCAGTATCCCGAATTTTGAGCTGCAAATGCAGACAGACCTATTATGGATGATGCAAAAAAAACTGGTTGTGAATTGCTTGGTCAATACGTTGACAACTATCTTGGAAATCAATAATGGGAAGCTTATTGAAAATAAGCATTATGTACGCCTTCTCATGCCATTTATGGAGGAAATTACGGAAATTTTTGAATGGAGTAATGACCAAAAAGCAGTTATTAAGCAGTATGTTTGGCAAGTCATTAAGCAAACAGGTGCAAATAAATCCTCCATGTTAAAGGACCTTGAGTCGGGGAGAAAAACAGAAATTGATGCTATTTTAGGATATGTGTTGGCACTAGCTGCAAAGAAGGACAAGCATGCACCATTATCAGCAGCATTTTATGAAATGCTTAAAGGCAAGGAACAAGAAAAGAAAGGGGGGATTTGA
- the ftsL gene encoding cell division protein FtsL has protein sequence MSNLARKLQQEEFQHEEKQTVKKVLKQTKSLLSPGEKLIGVAFVALLCFGGVKIVSNQAEIYQVNKDIQIAEGSISKLEKSNKELDIEVKDLSSFERIRDVAEKLGLDFSKDNVKVVQ, from the coding sequence ATGAGCAATTTAGCGCGAAAGCTTCAGCAGGAAGAGTTTCAGCATGAAGAAAAACAAACAGTTAAAAAGGTATTAAAGCAGACTAAATCATTATTATCTCCTGGAGAAAAGCTAATTGGGGTTGCTTTCGTCGCATTGCTGTGTTTTGGCGGTGTGAAGATTGTCAGCAACCAAGCAGAAATCTATCAAGTGAACAAGGACATCCAGATTGCAGAGGGCTCTATTTCCAAGCTTGAAAAGTCCAATAAGGAATTGGATATAGAAGTAAAGGATTTGAGCAGCTTTGAAAGAATTAGGGATGTCGCAGAAAAACTTGGCCTTGATTTCAGCAAAGATAATGTAAAGGTTGTGCAATAA
- a CDS encoding RsfA family transcriptional regulator: MTTTRQDAWSKDEDILLAEVVLRLIREGGTQLQAFEEVGKLLSRTSAACGFRWNSYVRKQYKPAIELAKSQRKQLKKGFILVEEPVEEVSVQESTAEFKEDKDFEEILQYLKSIYDKSLKYEEHYNDDAVKEKSAELEAKYSELYNENQKLQKELQTIEEAYKALVELMEKARKMVVFKEEEKQQNA, translated from the coding sequence ATGACAACAACAAGACAAGATGCTTGGTCAAAGGATGAGGACATACTGCTAGCAGAAGTAGTGCTACGATTAATTAGAGAGGGTGGTACGCAGCTTCAAGCGTTTGAGGAAGTAGGGAAGCTGTTATCAAGAACAAGTGCTGCATGCGGGTTTCGGTGGAACTCTTATGTGCGAAAACAATATAAACCAGCTATAGAGTTAGCGAAAAGTCAACGAAAACAGCTGAAAAAAGGCTTTATTCTCGTGGAAGAGCCGGTTGAAGAAGTTTCTGTGCAAGAAAGTACTGCTGAATTTAAAGAGGATAAAGACTTTGAAGAGATTTTGCAATATTTGAAAAGTATTTATGATAAATCGTTAAAGTATGAGGAGCATTACAATGATGATGCTGTAAAAGAAAAATCTGCAGAGCTTGAGGCCAAATATAGTGAACTATATAATGAGAACCAAAAGCTACAAAAGGAACTGCAAACAATCGAAGAAGCATATAAAGCTCTTGTGGAATTGATGGAAAAAGCCCGAAAAATGGTTGTATTTAAAGAAGAGGAAAAACAACAAAACGCCTAG